Genomic DNA from Gemmatimonadales bacterium:
CCCATCGCGAAGTATGGCCCCGGCGGTCAGCAGCTCGCTCGGTCCCGTGGGCCGCGCCACGGCCGCGGAGCCAGAGGTCGGGCGAAACGATCCGTGTCCCTGCGGGTCGGGGAAGAAGTACAAGAAGTGCCATGGGGTGGGGCGGTAGCCGACCACGGACCTCTTTCTGAGCGCGAGCAAGCGCTGACCCAGACAGTCCTCTAGCTCGCCGGAACGGCTGGCCCAGGTCACTACTGCATTGCAGGGGCGCTACGCGCTGGAGCGCGAGCTGGGTCGGGGCGGGATGGCGACGGTCTACCTGGCTGAGGACCTCAAGCTCCAGCGTCGCGTCGCACTCAAGGTGCTCCGCCCCGATCTCGCGGCGGTCCTGGGGAAAGAACGCTTCCTCCGGGAGATCGCGATCGCCTCCCGTCTCACCCACGCGCACATCCTGCCGCTGCTCGACTCCGGCGACGCCGATGGCCGGCTGTACTACTCCATGCCATACATCGAGGGTCAGTCACTGCGCCGCTGGCTGGAGCGGGAGCCGCAGCTGCCGCTGGACGAGGCGATCGCGATTGTCAGCGCGGTGGCTGGGGCGCTCGACTATGCGCACTTGGCTGGGGTAGTGCATCGGGACATCAAGCCGGAAAACATCCTGCTGGCGCGCCTCTCAGTCCGCAATGACCCGGCTGCCGTGCACTGAGCAAGAAGGAGGCAGAGCGAGGCGGATCCGAATAGGCCAGACCGACGGCGCTCGCCTTGGCGCGGGGCGAGCGGGACCGTTAGGTTTAGGGATCCCTCCTCAGATCGGCCCGCATGGCAGGTCGGCCCGCATGGCGGCTCAGCTCGCCCGGGTGAGCGACGCCTTCCAAGGGCACCACGCGATCGAGCACGAGCTCGGCCGCGAGGGCATGGCCATGGTCCGTCGGACTTGGCGGCTCGCATGACAGATCTCGAGCGGCTTTCGACCGCCTTCGCCGATCGCTACCGCCTCGAACGGGAGCTGGGCCAGGGCGGCATGGCGACGGTTTACCTCGCGCAGGACCTCAAGCACGACCGCGAGGTGGCGATCAAGGTGCTCCGGCCCGAGCTCGCCGCGTTGCTCGGCCGGGAGCGGTTCCTGGCCGAGATTCGGCTGACCGCCAAGCTGGACCATCCCCACATCCTGGCGCTGATCGACTCCGGTGAGGTGCTGGCGGAGCATGACGACCCCGAGCAGCACTCGGGGCAGGCGCCTCGCTCCGTCCTGTACTATGTCCTCCCCTATATCCGCGGCGAATCCCTGCGGCAGCGGCTGGACACGGAGAAGCAGCTCCCCATCGACGACGCGGTGCGCATCGCCCGCCAGGTGGCGAGCGCGCTCGACTACGCCCACCGCCACGGGGTGATCCACCGGGACATCAAGCCGGAAAACATCCTGTTGCACGAGGGCGAGGCGATGCTGGCCGACTTCGGCATCGCGCTGGCGGTACGTGAAGCGGGTGGCGAGCGGCTGACCGGGACCGGCCTCTCCGTCGGTACCCCGCAGTATATGAGCCCCGAGCAGGCCACGGGCGAGCGTGACCTCACAGGGCGGAGCGACCTCTTCTCGCTGGGCGCGGTGGTCTACGAGATGCTCACCGGGGAGCCTCCCTTCCAGGGCCGCACGCCTCAGGCGATCGTCGCGAAGCTCATAACCGAGCGGCCGGCCGGGATCCGGACCGTGCGGGACGCGGTGCCCTCTGGGCTCGAGGTCGCTGTGTTCAAGGCCCTGGCCAAGGTGCCGGCTGACCGCTTTTCGATCGGCGCCGAGTTCGCTGCGGCGCTGAGCGATGGGATGATGCCGACAGGCACGAGCCCGATCACGGCGGTCCAGGGACGCCGCCGCCGCGCGCTGGCAGTGCTCGGGAGCGCCGCGGTGGTGCTCGTGATCGGGGTGATCGCGAGGCAGGTGCTGCAGCGCCAGACGATGAGCATCACGCCGTCGGATATCCGCCACGTGACCAGCGAGCCGGGTGTCGAGTTCGAGCCCGCGCTCTCGCCGGACGGAAAAGAGGTGGCGTTCGTCGCGGGCCCGATTGGCGACCCGCGGCTGGTCATCCGGAGCACCGTCAACTTGACGGGCGGCGAGTTCCGCCTGGCGGATACGTCGTTGGGAAGCCAGTGGCTCCCGAGCTGGAGCCCGGACGGCGAGTACGTGCGGTTCTGGGCCTGTCCTAGCGCTCCGGATCTGGAGAGTGATGATCCCGGCTGTGTTTGGAAGGAGACCGGGAGGCTGGGGGGCGCGGTCCGTTCTATTCCGCTGCCACGGAGGACGTCCACAGCCTCCTGGTCGCCAGACGGCGCTCGCGTGGCCTTCTGGATCAAGGACAGCCTCTTCAGCTACTCCGTGCCCGACGGGAAGACGACGCTGGTAGCGGTCCAGACGGTGGACCCGGCGGATCAGCATTCGCTGGCCTGGTCGCCGGACGCCCGGCTGCTGGCGTACGTGTCCGGCAATTCGCGTTGGCGGTGGAGCGGCAACGTCAATCAGGCGGCGATCTGGATCGTGGCTGCTGCAGGCGGCGAGCCGGTCCAGGTGACCAGCGACGAGTTCCTCAACGTCAGCCCCGCCTGGATCGATAGTCGGCACCTGCTGTTCGTCTCGAACCGGGACGGTCCGAGAGGACTCTGCGTCGTCGAGGTGGGTCCTCGGGGACCCCGCGGGGAGCCACGGAGCGTCTCGGGCGCCTCCGACCCCCACGCCATATCGTATTCCGTCGCCGGCCGGAGGCTCGCCTACGCGAATCTTTCCCTGCGGCAGAACATCTGGTCCTACCCCATGGGGCGGTCCGGCCCGATCTCCATCGGGGACGGCCGTCGCCTGACGAACGGCAACCAGGTCATTGAAGACCACAATGTGTCGCCCGACGGCAAGTGGATCGCTTACTCCAACAACCTCGGGGGCAACATGAACCTCTACAAGATGCCCCTGGGAGGCGGCGATCCCGTGCAGCTTACCCACGAGCCCGGAGACGAGTTTGACCCCCAGTGGTCACCGGACGGGACCGAGATCGCGTTCCACAACGGCGGTGTAACGTCGCATGTCTTTGTGATCCCCGCGGAGGGAGGCACCCCCGTCCGCCTCCCGAGCGGCCCGAGCGGCGGAGGCCTCCCGGGGTGGTCGCCGAGCGGGCTGCAGATTGCGTTTGTATCGGGCCGAAGGGAGCTGTGGCTCGTGTCACGCGACCGGGTTGGCGGACCCTGGCACCAGGCCCTGCCGTTGGCGGACTCGGCGTGCGCCGTAATTGGGCGGCCCACGAGAGCGGTGCAGCTGTGCAGACAGGGATCAACGTTTACTCAGGCCTCCCCACAAGGGCGAGTTTTCTGGCGCAACGATGTCGCGGTCACGAACCACCTGAGAGTGTCCCCCTTTGGAGTCTTCGCACCAGACGGCTCGACGAGGTACACCAGCGGAGTCCACGAAGACGGTCGGCGAGGGATCTGGGCCATCCCGACGGCGCGAGGCGAGCCGCGGCTGGTGATCGCCGACGACGATCCGGCCCTTGTGAACTTCGGAGCGCTCAGCGTGGGCCCCGGCCGGCTTTACCTGACGGTGGCGGAATACGAGAGCGACGTCTGGGTAGCCGCACTGGCGACAAAATGACCGTCGATCGCCTCGCGACCACGCTTACTGACCGCTACCGCCTCCAGTGCGAGCTGGGCCGCGGCGGGATGGCCACGGTCTACCTGGCCGAGGATCTCAAGCTGCACCGGCTGGTGGCACTCAAGTTCTTGCGCGCGGAGCTGACGGTGGCGCTTGGCCCCGAGCGGTTCCAGCGCGAAATCGCCATCGCGTCTCGCCTGACGCACCCCCACATCCTTCAGCTATACGACTCGGGCGCGGCCGATGGCCGACTCTTCTACACGATGCCTTACGTCGAGGGGGAGACCTTACGGCAGCGGCTCCGGCGCGAGCCGCAACTCCCTGTCGACGAGACTGTGGTGATCGTCCGAGCGGTCGCCGCCGCGTTGGACTACGCGCACCGCGCTGGGGTCATCCACCGGGACATCAAGCCGGAGAACATCCTGCTGGCGAGGGACCCGAGTGGCGGGAAGTCGCCCCATGCGCTGGTGGCGGATTTCGGGATCGCGCGTGCGCTGGACGCGGCGGGTGGAGAGCGGCTGACCGAGACCGGCCTGGCGCTCGGGACCCCGGCGTATATGAGCCCCGAGCAGGCGGCCGCGGGGAGCCGTCTGGACGGCCGCAGCGATCTTTACGCGCTCGGCTGTGTGGCGTACGAAATGCTCGCGGGGGCGCCCCCGTTCACCGGGTCAACCGCCCAGGCGATCCTGGCCCGCCACGCCGTGGATCCGGTGCCGCCGCTTCGAACGGTACGCGCGACGATAGTCGAGCCGGTGGCGTATGCGATCGAGCGGGCGCTAGCCAAGGTGCCGGCCGATCGGTTCGCCACGCTCGGCGAGTTCGCGGCGGCGCTGGTGGCGGAGGCCGCGCCCCCATCGCGCCGGAGGCCCCCTCGCGTAACGCGCCTCGTGGGTGCGATGGCGGCTGCGTTGGTCGTCGGCGCTGGCTTGGCTGGCGCGCTCGTCCACTGGCGGAGATCCGCCGATCCCGTCGTGGCACCGTCGGCGGCCAGAATCGCCGTGCTGCCTTTCCTCGCTACGGCGACTGATACGGCGCTCATTCGGCTGGCGCGGGATCTCGCCATCACCGTGAGCGCCAGCCTCGACGGCGTCGGCGGCGTGGAGACGGCTGACCGATTGAGCGTGTCCGCCGCCACAGCGGGGCGAGGTTCTCTCTCGCGTGCCGAGGCTACGACGCTGGCGCGGCGCCTGGGCGCCCGGAGCGTGCTGCGGGGCACGCTGGTACGGGAGGGCACTCAAGTGCGGGTCGACCTGGGATTGCGCGACACCGAGACCGAGGCGCCCCTGGCACAGGGCATCACGATCACCGCCGACCGTGACAGCCTTCGTGCTTTGACCGACTCCGTCGTGTGGGCGCTGCTGCGCCAAATCTGGCGGCGGGGCGATGCTCCCACGCCGAGCCTCGATGCGGTGACGACGCTCGCTGCCCGCCCTTCGCGCCTTCCTCGAGGGCGAGCGCGCGATAGAGCGAAATGAGTGGGATGCGGCGGCGTTGGCGTTTCGGGGCGCGATCGCCGCGGATGCCACGTTTTGGCTCGCCTATTTCCGGTACGCCCTGGCGCAGAATTGGTTGGAGCAGCCTGTAGAGCCTGAGTTATCGGCCGGACTGTACCGGCACCGTAACGTGCTCCCCGAGCGCGATCGGCTGCTGGTCGAGGCCTGGGAGACCGTGGACTCGCTGCCCCTTCAACTGCAGCGGTATCGGGAGGTCACACGACGGTTTCCTGACTACTGGCCCGGGTGGTTCGTTCTCGGTGATCGCCTGTTCCACGCCGGGATCATCCTAGGGCACGATTGGCGGGAGACGCAGAGTGTGTTCAATCATGCCATTGTCCTCAACCCGAGGCTGCGGCCGGCGCTGCAGCATATGTGGCAGAACAGCTTCGGCAAGGATCCCCTCGAGAGCGGCCGCGTTCTCTCACGCTTGCGCGAAATATGGCGGCCAGACACGTCACCCGATCCGTGGCACAGCCATGTCCGCTTGCTTGTACGCGTGATGCAAACAGTGTCCGACGCAGGCGGTGTCACCGATTCCGCGAGCCGCGCCATGGTCGACAGCCTGGCTCGGGAGCTCGCGGGACGATTCAAGAGGGATCCGGATGAAAGCGAAGTCGCGGCTTGGAGCCCATTCCTGCAGACGGGGTATCCGGCTGCACAGATCGAACTGAATCGCCGGATCTTGAAGCTGGGATTGGAGGGAACGCCAGCGGCGGCGCAGCTTCGGGGAATCGCGTGGGCCTGGGCCGCCCGCGGGGAGTGGGACTCCGCCTTCGCGACGATGCACGAGGCCCTCCGACTGGTGCCGCGAACGACGAACCATGAGGAGCTCACACCTCTGGATGACTACGGGCTCGCCGTGCTGGGCGGTTGGCTCGGTGCCGTCGGATCCAGGGAGGCCGAGGCCCGTCGGCCGGCGGCATGGGCTGGCGTTCAGCGGCTCGAGAGCGGGGACCAGAAGGCCTTCTCACTCTGGATGCTCGCCTGGCTCGACGGTCTATCGGCGTTCACCCGCGGCGACAAGCCGGCACTCCACCGTGCGCGCAAGGACGCCGGCCGGAGCGGTAATCCTAGTGGCGGGTCGCTCGACCGCTCGCTGGCAGCGTTCGACCGGGCTCTGAGCGGCGACCGGGCCACGGCCGGGCGAGAGTTGGCCTCGACTCAGTGGTGCATCGTCACCACTTCGTGCGCCTATCGCATCATGCCAAACATCGCGACCGACCGGCTGGCGGCCGCCACGTGGCTGCTCGAGGCCGGCGACACCGCCCAGGCCGTTCGACTCCTCGTCTGGTACGAATCGCTCCAGGGCGGCTGGGACGCTTCCTATAGCCATGTCACGACCGCTCTGGCGTACCTGCTGCGCGCGCGGATTGAGGAAGCCCAGGGCGACGCAGGCTCAGCGCGAACACACTACGCGTACTTCCTTCGCCGGTACGACGCGCCGATACCCAGCCAGCGGCATTTGGTGGACGAAGCACAGACGGCGCTGGAGCGGCTCTCGGTCGGGACAGCCGCCAACCGATGAAGGGCGTGAACGCGAGCGACCGATCCTGAAATGTCCGACATATGGCAATTGTCCCTGACCTACGCCCTTACCCCTGCTGGCCTACCTCATGCGCGCCCGCATCGAGGAGGCGCAGGGTGACGCGCAGTCGGCGAGAGCGCACTACCAGCAGTTCCTGCGCCGCTATGACTCACCCATGCCAGGGCAGCGCCATCTGGTGGATGAGGCAGCCGCGGCAATGGTGCGGCTCGCGGGCCAGAGTGAGCCGGCCTCGAGTCCCTGAAGTGCTCATGCCCGCTCGCCGCCGATGTTCCACGGTCGCTTCACGCCGCAGTACATAGGTTCAAGCATGCTCACCGGCGTTACGGAGACGTGATCATGGTCCCGCGGAGATCTCGTTTCCTGCGCTCACTGCAACTGCTCGGAGCGCTCGCCTGCTCACTGGCCGGCGATCTCCACGCGCAGGCAGAGACGGGAAAGCTCCAGGGCCGGGTCCAGGACGAGGCCGGGACCTCGCTTTCCGCGGCTCAGGTGTACCTGGTCGGCACCGCGTTCAGCGCGGTCACGGACGCTCACGGCCGTTACTTCATCAACAATATTCCGGCCAGCAGCTGGGAGGTGCGAGCGATCTCCCTCGGATTCCATCCGGTGCAGGCCAGTGGCCTCCGCATCTTCGCCGACCAGACGACCACTCAGGATTTCACTCTGGCTCGGGCCCCAGTCAACCTGCAGGAGATCGCCGTTCTGGCGGCGGAGCAGCCGCTGGTACCCCGCGATGAGGTCACGACTAAGCAACGCGTGGACGGCCAATTCGCCGACGCCCTGCCGGTGGACCGGATTCGCGATGTGCTGGCCCTGCAGCCCGGCGTCATCGCGGTCAGCGGGAACCTTCTGTCGGGCCGCGGGAAGGACACCGGTGGCGGGCTGTCGATCCGGGGCGGCCGGGAGACCCAGAACGTCACCTACATCGATGGGGTGCCAGTCCAGGCTGGCTACATGGGGGATCGCCTGTTCGGTTGGGCAGACCTTGGCGCGCTGGGCACCAGCATCGAGATCGGCACCAACGCGTTCGAGGAGGCCTCGGTCACGACCGGCTCGGCATCCGCGGCGTTCGGCAACGCCACCTCCGGCATCGTGTCCATCGTCACCAGGACGGGGAGCCCGACCGGCTACCAGGGGTCGCTCAGCTTCGAGACCGACGAGCCCTTCGGGGTTGACTATGGCGTGGGCTTCAACCGGATCGAGAGCGGATTCAGCGGTCCGCTCGCGGAACGGCTCACCTTCGTGATCAATGGGACTCTAGAGGGTGAGAGAGCGGTGGAGGAAGGTTTCCACAGTCAGAATGTGCCCATCTTCATCCAGGCGGGAGTCGACACGACGGTCCACCAAGCGAGCGCGATAAAAGATGATTCAACGACGGTGCGAAACGAAAGCCAGGACGCGGACACCACACTCGTCGAGGTCTCCCGATACGCCATTTCACGCGGACGATGCGAGACGTTCGACCAGGCTGGCTCGGCCGGTCTGCATGGTCGGGATGCCGCGGCGATCGTCGACATCAGGAACAACTACGGGTTCGACTGCAACGGGGTACGCATCCCGGCCACGGCGCGGTCCCTCCTCGCCATCAATGGAAAGCTCAACTACACCTACGGCACCGGGTCGCGAATATCATTGAGCCTCGCGACCAGCCGGTTCCAGGGCCATCAGTTCGATTTCATCATTCGCCATCTGAATCGGCTGTCGGTGCCATGGAACCTGCGCGGGTTCAGCAATCGCAGCCGGCTGGCGACGCTTACCTGGGTGCAGAATCTCTCCAAGAGCGCCGACCGGGCCTTGGCGTTGGATGTGTCGTTGTCCTATCAGCAGGACCGCACCATTGGCGCTCCCCTCACCGTCGAGAGCGAACTCTCGACCCGCAGTCCCTTCGGCGGCTTCATCCTCAAGCCAATGGAGTTCCTCTACGACTTCGACACCTTCCCGATCACCGAGGACTTGATCCGGAACCTCCGGCAGAACCAGGGGCGCATCACGCCCCAGGATCCCAACAACGCCACCTACAGCATTGTGGATGAACTCCGGAACAACGCGTACGGTCTCTACGGAGAGTTCGGGGGGTTTTCTAGCACGATGGGCGGCAACACCTGGCAGTTCGGCGAATCGGGCGGGATCGCAGGGTTCCAGCACGTGAACCTTTATCAGGAAGACCGGTACCTCGGCAAGGCGACGCTCGATTGGCAGGCCGATCGCTACAACCGGGTGAAATTGGGCGCAGAGCTCACCCGGTACGCCATCGGCTACTACGCGTTCCTGGTGCGGTTCAAAGATGGCGGTGACGCCTACATCGAGAAACCGGTCCGTTGGAATGCATTCGTCGAGGATCGCCTGGATCTTGGCGACCTGGTGGTGGTAGGTGGACTCCGCTTCGACTGGTACGACTCCCGGGCCTCACGGCCATATGCCACGGACAGTCTTGGTGACCGGTATCCATTTCCCCGAATATCCTCGATGCCGACCTTTGACCCGAACAATCCTACGGCCTTGCTCGTCCGTGACCACAGCCACGGCTATCTCAGTCCGCGCGTGCAAGTGTCCTTTCCGGTGACCGCGCGGACCAATTTCCGGCTCAGCTATTCCCACCAGGTACAGGCGCCCGATTTCGGGCTGGTCCTGGGCGGGATCAACGGAGACCTCACTGTTACTGGGGCCAACCCCTTCGGCGCGGATCTCGACTTTGGCAAAACCATCGCCTTCGAGTTTGGCGTCCGGCACGCTTTCAACGATGACATGGTCGTCGACGTCGCAGCGTACAACAAGAACGTCATCGCCGATCCTGCCGCGCGCCTGGTTACCCGATTCGATCCGTATTTGAATCGAGACAACACTTTTCACACGCTGACCAATCTGGACTTTGGCAACGTGCGCGGGGTGGATATCAGGCTGGACCGCCGGTTCGGCAACTTCTTCAACGGGACGATCGCCTACGCCTATCAGGACGCCCGAAATACCGGCTCAGATCCGTTCACCTATCTCAACTA
This window encodes:
- a CDS encoding serine/threonine-protein kinase, with product MTVDRLATTLTDRYRLQCELGRGGMATVYLAEDLKLHRLVALKFLRAELTVALGPERFQREIAIASRLTHPHILQLYDSGAADGRLFYTMPYVEGETLRQRLRREPQLPVDETVVIVRAVAAALDYAHRAGVIHRDIKPENILLARDPSGGKSPHALVADFGIARALDAAGGERLTETGLALGTPAYMSPEQAAAGSRLDGRSDLYALGCVAYEMLAGAPPFTGSTAQAILARHAVDPVPPLRTVRATIVEPVAYAIERALAKVPADRFATLGEFAAALVAEAAPPSRRRPPRVTRLVGAMAAALVVGAGLAGALVHWRRSADPVVAPSAARIAVLPFLATATDTALIRLARDLAITVSASLDGVGGVETADRLSVSAATAGRGSLSRAEATTLARRLGARSVLRGTLVREGTQVRVDLGLRDTETEAPLAQGITITADRDSLRALTDSVVWALLRQIWRRGDAPTPSLDAVTTLAARPSRLPRGRARDRAK
- a CDS encoding TonB-dependent receptor, with translation MVPRRSRFLRSLQLLGALACSLAGDLHAQAETGKLQGRVQDEAGTSLSAAQVYLVGTAFSAVTDAHGRYFINNIPASSWEVRAISLGFHPVQASGLRIFADQTTTQDFTLARAPVNLQEIAVLAAEQPLVPRDEVTTKQRVDGQFADALPVDRIRDVLALQPGVIAVSGNLLSGRGKDTGGGLSIRGGRETQNVTYIDGVPVQAGYMGDRLFGWADLGALGTSIEIGTNAFEEASVTTGSASAAFGNATSGIVSIVTRTGSPTGYQGSLSFETDEPFGVDYGVGFNRIESGFSGPLAERLTFVINGTLEGERAVEEGFHSQNVPIFIQAGVDTTVHQASAIKDDSTTVRNESQDADTTLVEVSRYAISRGRCETFDQAGSAGLHGRDAAAIVDIRNNYGFDCNGVRIPATARSLLAINGKLNYTYGTGSRISLSLATSRFQGHQFDFIIRHLNRLSVPWNLRGFSNRSRLATLTWVQNLSKSADRALALDVSLSYQQDRTIGAPLTVESELSTRSPFGGFILKPMEFLYDFDTFPITEDLIRNLRQNQGRITPQDPNNATYSIVDELRNNAYGLYGEFGGFSSTMGGNTWQFGESGGIAGFQHVNLYQEDRYLGKATLDWQADRYNRVKLGAELTRYAIGYYAFLVRFKDGGDAYIEKPVRWNAFVEDRLDLGDLVVVGGLRFDWYDSRASRPYATDSLGDRYPFPRISSMPTFDPNNPTALLVRDHSHGYLSPRVQVSFPVTARTNFRLSYSHQVQAPDFGLVLGGINGDLTVTGANPFGADLDFGKTIAFEFGVRHAFNDDMVVDVAAYNKNVIADPAARLVTRFDPYLNRDNTFHTLTNLDFGNVRGVDIRLDRRFGNFFNGTIAYAYQDARNTGSDPFTYLNYGSRIVNSATGGTQPPPQATLPTDNSRPHTLAGALSLTLPGKWKRGSLLGEILQNVSVYSTFRYTSGSAYSRCGESNPEQSILSGENCLGSFPEGINTRRLPAFKELNARVTKSFGLGSMDVTVYLDVRNLLNLKNVLQVFAVNGSVRNDVERAANLRADLGQLALEGANNGVLAADSSLMLPVRHESCATWISSKASRPAAANCMYLIRAEERFGDGDGVFTVEEQSLAINALYDVARGEQEQTAPGRRARVGLELSF
- a CDS encoding protein kinase gives rise to the protein MTDLERLSTAFADRYRLERELGQGGMATVYLAQDLKHDREVAIKVLRPELAALLGRERFLAEIRLTAKLDHPHILALIDSGEVLAEHDDPEQHSGQAPRSVLYYVLPYIRGESLRQRLDTEKQLPIDDAVRIARQVASALDYAHRHGVIHRDIKPENILLHEGEAMLADFGIALAVREAGGERLTGTGLSVGTPQYMSPEQATGERDLTGRSDLFSLGAVVYEMLTGEPPFQGRTPQAIVAKLITERPAGIRTVRDAVPSGLEVAVFKALAKVPADRFSIGAEFAAALSDGMMPTGTSPITAVQGRRRRALAVLGSAAVVLVIGVIARQVLQRQTMSITPSDIRHVTSEPGVEFEPALSPDGKEVAFVAGPIGDPRLVIRSTVNLTGGEFRLADTSLGSQWLPSWSPDGEYVRFWACPSAPDLESDDPGCVWKETGRLGGAVRSIPLPRRTSTASWSPDGARVAFWIKDSLFSYSVPDGKTTLVAVQTVDPADQHSLAWSPDARLLAYVSGNSRWRWSGNVNQAAIWIVAAAGGEPVQVTSDEFLNVSPAWIDSRHLLFVSNRDGPRGLCVVEVGPRGPRGEPRSVSGASDPHAISYSVAGRRLAYANLSLRQNIWSYPMGRSGPISIGDGRRLTNGNQVIEDHNVSPDGKWIAYSNNLGGNMNLYKMPLGGGDPVQLTHEPGDEFDPQWSPDGTEIAFHNGGVTSHVFVIPAEGGTPVRLPSGPSGGGLPGWSPSGLQIAFVSGRRELWLVSRDRVGGPWHQALPLADSACAVIGRPTRAVQLCRQGSTFTQASPQGRVFWRNDVAVTNHLRVSPFGVFAPDGSTRYTSGVHEDGRRGIWAIPTARGEPRLVIADDDPALVNFGALSVGPGRLYLTVAEYESDVWVAALATK
- a CDS encoding serine/threonine-protein kinase, whose product is MQGRYALERELGRGGMATVYLAEDLKLQRRVALKVLRPDLAAVLGKERFLREIAIASRLTHAHILPLLDSGDADGRLYYSMPYIEGQSLRRWLEREPQLPLDEAIAIVSAVAGALDYAHLAGVVHRDIKPENILLARLSVRNDPAAVH